A portion of the Macaca mulatta isolate MMU2019108-1 chromosome 2, T2T-MMU8v2.0, whole genome shotgun sequence genome contains these proteins:
- the INKA1 gene encoding PAK4-inhibitor INKA1 isoform X1, translated as MHSARLDSFLSQLRWELLCGRDTGSPPMPGPLQPTPQTGPDVQPRHQLRASGALEEDSVCCVEEEEEEAVVTEDRGAALGGPREHALDWDSGFSEVSGSTWREEELPVPQRPAPSAQPLRRQRLSVSGLPMPSRAPVASVPPVHRPRPKSTPDACLEHWQGLEAEDWTAALLNRGRSRQPLVLGDNCFADLVHNWMELPETGSEGGDGGGHRAHARPPQFLLGLSEQLRRRLARARRTAMAGKRLSCPPRPEPEMPADVSRFAALMSCRSRQPIICNDVSYL; from the exons ATGCACAGCGCTCGGCTTGACAGCTTCCTCAGCCAGCTCCGCTGGGAACTG TTGTGTGGTCGGGACACAGGCTCACCCCCGATGCCTGGTCCCCTGCAGCCAACCCCCCAAACTGGCCCAGATGTGCAGCCCCGCCACCAGCTTAGGGCCTCAGGTGCTTTGGAAGAAGACTCAGTCTGCtgtgtggaggaggaggaagaagaggcagTGGTGACAGAAGACAGGGGTGCAGCCTTGGGAGGCCCCAGGGAGCATGCCCTGGACTGGGACTCTGGCTTCTCGGAGGTGTCAGGCAGCACATGGCGAGAGGAAGAACTACCTGTTCCCCAGCGCCCAGCACCCTCAGCACAGCCCCTTCGTAGGCAGCGCCTCTCAGTCAGTGGCCTCCCCATGCCCAGCAGGGCCCCTGTAGCCAGTGTACCACCTGTCCACCGTCCACGGCCCAAGTCCACCCCAGACGCCTGCCTGGAGCACTGGCAGGGACTGGAAGCAGAGGACTGGACAGCAGCCCTACTGAATAGGGGTCGCAGTCGCCAGCCCCTGGTACTGGGGGACAATTGCTTTGCTGACTTGGTGCACAACTGGATGGAGCTGCCTGAGACAGGGAGTGAAGGAGGTGATGGAGGTGGGCACCGTGCCCATGCTCGGCCCCCTCAGTTCCTGCTTGGCCTCTCCGAGCAGCTTCGGCGCCGGCTGGCCAGGGCTCGGCGGACAGCTATGGCAGGAAAGCGGCTGTCATGCCCACCTCGCCCAGAACCTGAAATGCCTGCGGATGTCTCACGCTTCGCAGCCCTCATGAGCTGCCGTAGTCGCCAGCCCATCATCTGCAATGATGTCAGCTACCTCTga
- the INKA1 gene encoding PAK4-inhibitor INKA1 isoform X2: MPGPLQPTPQTGPDVQPRHQLRASGALEEDSVCCVEEEEEEAVVTEDRGAALGGPREHALDWDSGFSEVSGSTWREEELPVPQRPAPSAQPLRRQRLSVSGLPMPSRAPVASVPPVHRPRPKSTPDACLEHWQGLEAEDWTAALLNRGRSRQPLVLGDNCFADLVHNWMELPETGSEGGDGGGHRAHARPPQFLLGLSEQLRRRLARARRTAMAGKRLSCPPRPEPEMPADVSRFAALMSCRSRQPIICNDVSYL, from the coding sequence ATGCCTGGTCCCCTGCAGCCAACCCCCCAAACTGGCCCAGATGTGCAGCCCCGCCACCAGCTTAGGGCCTCAGGTGCTTTGGAAGAAGACTCAGTCTGCtgtgtggaggaggaggaagaagaggcagTGGTGACAGAAGACAGGGGTGCAGCCTTGGGAGGCCCCAGGGAGCATGCCCTGGACTGGGACTCTGGCTTCTCGGAGGTGTCAGGCAGCACATGGCGAGAGGAAGAACTACCTGTTCCCCAGCGCCCAGCACCCTCAGCACAGCCCCTTCGTAGGCAGCGCCTCTCAGTCAGTGGCCTCCCCATGCCCAGCAGGGCCCCTGTAGCCAGTGTACCACCTGTCCACCGTCCACGGCCCAAGTCCACCCCAGACGCCTGCCTGGAGCACTGGCAGGGACTGGAAGCAGAGGACTGGACAGCAGCCCTACTGAATAGGGGTCGCAGTCGCCAGCCCCTGGTACTGGGGGACAATTGCTTTGCTGACTTGGTGCACAACTGGATGGAGCTGCCTGAGACAGGGAGTGAAGGAGGTGATGGAGGTGGGCACCGTGCCCATGCTCGGCCCCCTCAGTTCCTGCTTGGCCTCTCCGAGCAGCTTCGGCGCCGGCTGGCCAGGGCTCGGCGGACAGCTATGGCAGGAAAGCGGCTGTCATGCCCACCTCGCCCAGAACCTGAAATGCCTGCGGATGTCTCACGCTTCGCAGCCCTCATGAGCTGCCGTAGTCGCCAGCCCATCATCTGCAATGATGTCAGCTACCTCTga